Below is a window of Candidatus Neomarinimicrobiota bacterium DNA.
AGCGGCATCATAAACCCAATAAACATTTCCCCCGGCTTCAATCATCTTTGCGTCGCCTGTACTATCCAAAACTGCGAAGTTTGCTTGCGTGCGTCGTCCTGAAATGTTTGTTTGATTGAGGAGCTGAATAAATTCTGCAACAGTACCGCAGGATTCTAGAGCCATGCGGATGAATGTTCCGTTTCCTGGACCAGTTGTACCTTGAGGTAAGTCATCAATGAGAGAATTTACAATCGCGAAACCTTGACTGTTAACTCCTTGATAAATCAAATTGGTGTTGCCCCCACTAATCACCGCTAAATACTCGAACTCGTTAGGGTCACCAGTACTCCAAAATACTGAAGCGTTAGACGCTGTCGCTTCAGTATCGCGATTTTTCCAGATCATCGGTCTACCATCTGGAGTGGCTATTCCTGCGGCTACACCAATGGTGCATCCTTCATTGTCCTCAGCATTCAGGGGTTCTTGATACAAAGACAGCTTCCCCATAAATAGAATAGTAATCACAATACTCAGAATTAAAAAGTTCTTCGACCTGAAGCGCATAATATCCCTCCATAGTTTTGATAGGTGCATTCCCATCTTCTCACCAACGCTACTATTAAAACGGAGATTTGTCACCCCTACAAAACCTCTACAGATGCAGATTGTAAGTTTGCCCAGAGAAGTGTTTATTTCAGACTTGAGGCAATGCTCAGACTAGATTTTATCCAGGGACAAATCCTATATGTCCCTTTGAGAAAGTGGGTATATAGAATTGTGAAGGGTACAGCTCACGCTTTCATTTGGGAATGACCAACCTATATTTAGGTGATCACTGTGTAATACGAAAGACCACTACAATCCATAAGGGAGACTTAAGCCAATGGTTCGTCTATCTCTTCTCATCCTGATACTTTTCATTTCAGCGAACGCTACTAATAATTCATTAAAATTTGACCACCTCACCGTTGAGGACGGATTATCTCAAGGCTCGGTTTATTCCATTCTCCAGGATGATAAAGGTTTCATGTGGTTTGGAACTAGGTTTGGACTCAATCGCTACGACGGAACCGAGTTTCGTCTGTTTGCTTCTGAACCTACAGACTCAACCAGCCTTGCTGGTTATCACATTACAAAGGTTTACAAAGATCACCAGGGATCGCTCTGGGTGGGAACAGCCATTAGTGGCCTGGCTAAGTACGATGCTGCTCTTGAGAGTTTTACGAACTTCAAGCATGATCCTCGAGACCCTAGAAGTCTTGGTGATGATCAGATCACCTGCATCTTTGAAGACTCGGAATATACACTCTGGGTTGGCACCAAAAATGGACTGAATCGTGTCGTTGTTCCTGCTTCCGGCTCGAGGTCAGATCCTTTTGCATATGAGTTCGATCATTTCTCTCACATCCCAGGCGACACTTCAAGTCTTTCCTCTAATGACATTACCGCCATTTCAGAGCTACATGCTGGCATCCTCTTGATCGGATTGGGGAATGGATCTCTTGCTACACTTGACATAAATACGGATCAGATCAAAATCGATCAAGCGGGTGTCTTCACAATTACTAAAACAGGCTATACGCCCATCAGATCCATGAAAAGGGATGTTTCTGGTGAATATGTTTGGATCAGCAAATTTGAGCAAGGCCTGATAAAGTACAGTCTCTCAGAAGGGGTTCTGGATCACTATTACATCAGCAACTATACTCCTGCTATGGTGAGCACCAACTACATCTACACAATAGATCAGGCTCGTGATGGAAAATTATGGCTTGCCACAGTAGGCGGACTTACTGTTTTCGATCCAGCCTCCGAAACCTTTACCTATAATAATTCAGATGAATCAAATCCCAGCAGCATAAGTGATCAAATCTTACACACGGTTTCCGTTGACCCTCAGGGTTTGATCTGGGTTGGATCTGACACAAGGGGTATCAATATTCATAAGCCGAATCAGATCCGATTTGAGCTATTTAGGCATAGAGCTGGTGATCCAAATGGTCCCTCTGCAAATAATGTTTATTGCCTGGCGGAAGGTGATGCAGGTGACATCTGGTTTACAACTATGCCTGGGGGAACAAATAGATTTTCTCCCAAGACCGGGAAATTCAGATATTACCAATCTGATGATAGCATTCCAGGTGTAATGAGTATCAATTACCCTATACAGGTTTTGATGGACAGACGTGGGATTCTTTGGGTGGGAACCGTTCTTGCCGGATTATCTGAGATCGATCCGGAGACAGGGAGTAGATTAAAACTTTACTATAACGATGAATCAAGATCTGATTGGTTGAGTGGGCCAACCATTTATTCTCTCCTTGAAAGCAGCGATGGGTCTATCTGGATTGGAACAGAAGCAAATGGGCTGAATCGATACAACCGGCGATCCAACAATTTCACCACCTATAGGCTGGATAAAGATGATCCCAATAGTCTGAGTGGAAATCTTATCTATGTGCTTTTTGAGGATGATGCTGGAGTCCTCTGGATCGGAACTGCTGAAGGTGGGCTAAATCGCTATCATCCCGAAACTGACACTTTCAGTTCCTTCAAGTATTCAAAGGGTGATGAGAACTCCATCGGAAGCAATTCTGTATATACTATCCATGAAGATGCCGATCACTGTCTTTGGATTGGAACAAAGGGTGGTGGGCTGAATAAACTGGACTCTACTCGAAGGTTCTTCTCAAGAGTTGATCTGGGATACAAGGATCATGATATTTCCATCTATGGCATAGAAGAAGACGATGGCGGATACCTTTGGTTATCAACGAACAACGGACTGATGAAAGTCGACCGTGAAAAAGGATTTCTCAACCGTTATACCGTTAAGGATGGACTTCAAGGTAACGAATTCCGTAATAATTCAAGTCTAAAAGATTCCCAGGGGTATTTGTATTTTGGCGGTCCAAGTGGGTTTAATCGCTTTCATCCTGACTCTGTAATCAACAATGCCCATGTTCCCCCTGTAGTCCTAACAAATTTCAGCATTAACTACAATGAAGTGCCTGTCGGTGAAATGTCCGATGGACGTACGATCCTGAGTAAATCCATTACAGAAACCCGGCAAATAGTTCTAAACCATCAGGATAAAACCATTTCCTTTTCCTTCGCTGCACTGGATTTCTCTGACCCTGAACGCAACAGATATGAATATAAATTGAAGAATTTTAATGATGATTGGGTTCAGGCTGGTTCAGATCATAGTGTTACCTATAACCACCTAAAACCAGGCGACTATGCTTTTCAGGTTCGCGCTTGCAATAATGACGGGCTATGGAATGAGGAAGGAGCAACACTGGCAATTACCATCCTGCCCCCCTTCTGGCTAACCTGGTGGTTTAGGCTGCTGACCTCATTGACTTTGATTCTATTTGTATATGTCTATATCCGTTTGCGTTTCAGGAGAATGATGGCAGAAAAGCATAAGCTTGAGAAGCTGGTTATGGAGCGTACAGCTGAGCTGAGATTGGAAATTGAAGAAAAGATGCAAATTAAAGTCGACCATTTAAAACGTGAGCTGGTTAGTAAGTCCGTATACGCTACTCAAAAACAGGAAATTATGAACAATCTGTTTCATGAGTTAAAAGATATCCAAAAGATGGATGCCAACGAAATGCGGAACCGGTTTAATCGCATTGTCAGATATTTCAAGGATTTGTTCAAATCCGGTGAAGAATGGGATGAGTTTGAGAAGTGGTTCACTGAGGTACACACTGATTTTTTTACAAATATTCGGAAGGAACATCCTGAACTATCTTCCCGTGAAGTAAAAGTCTGCGCCTTATTGAGATTAGACCTATCATCAAAAGATATCGCTAACCTCATGAATGTTCTGCCCAAGACAGTTGAAATGTATCGCCACAGAATCCGAAAAAAGATCGGAATTAAACCTGAAACGA
It encodes the following:
- a CDS encoding two-component regulator propeller domain-containing protein, which gives rise to MVRLSLLILILFISANATNNSLKFDHLTVEDGLSQGSVYSILQDDKGFMWFGTRFGLNRYDGTEFRLFASEPTDSTSLAGYHITKVYKDHQGSLWVGTAISGLAKYDAALESFTNFKHDPRDPRSLGDDQITCIFEDSEYTLWVGTKNGLNRVVVPASGSRSDPFAYEFDHFSHIPGDTSSLSSNDITAISELHAGILLIGLGNGSLATLDINTDQIKIDQAGVFTITKTGYTPIRSMKRDVSGEYVWISKFEQGLIKYSLSEGVLDHYYISNYTPAMVSTNYIYTIDQARDGKLWLATVGGLTVFDPASETFTYNNSDESNPSSISDQILHTVSVDPQGLIWVGSDTRGINIHKPNQIRFELFRHRAGDPNGPSANNVYCLAEGDAGDIWFTTMPGGTNRFSPKTGKFRYYQSDDSIPGVMSINYPIQVLMDRRGILWVGTVLAGLSEIDPETGSRLKLYYNDESRSDWLSGPTIYSLLESSDGSIWIGTEANGLNRYNRRSNNFTTYRLDKDDPNSLSGNLIYVLFEDDAGVLWIGTAEGGLNRYHPETDTFSSFKYSKGDENSIGSNSVYTIHEDADHCLWIGTKGGGLNKLDSTRRFFSRVDLGYKDHDISIYGIEEDDGGYLWLSTNNGLMKVDREKGFLNRYTVKDGLQGNEFRNNSSLKDSQGYLYFGGPSGFNRFHPDSVINNAHVPPVVLTNFSINYNEVPVGEMSDGRTILSKSITETRQIVLNHQDKTISFSFAALDFSDPERNRYEYKLKNFNDDWVQAGSDHSVTYNHLKPGDYAFQVRACNNDGLWNEEGATLAITILPPFWLTWWFRLLTSLTLILFVYVYIRLRFRRMMAEKHKLEKLVMERTAELRLEIEEKMQIKVDHLKRELVSKSVYATQKQEIMNNLFHELKDIQKMDANEMRNRFNRIVRYFKDLFKSGEEWDEFEKWFTEVHTDFFTNIRKEHPELSSREVKVCALLRLDLSSKDIANLMNVLPKTVEMYRHRIRKKIGIKPETNLNQFLAKF